A window from Brachionichthys hirsutus isolate HB-005 chromosome 4, CSIRO-AGI_Bhir_v1, whole genome shotgun sequence encodes these proteins:
- the hip1rb gene encoding huntingtin interacting protein 1 related b, which produces MNSIKQVPTRVRSKRTEANLGAEREHFDKKQLSSISKAINSTETPVKEKHARRIILGTHREKGAFTFWSYALGFPLASSSILSWKFCHVLHKVLRDGHRNVLQDCTRHHSSIVEIGKLWSSLHDRYGQLVALYTKLLCTKMEFHVKHADIPPNLEVSDEVLERVAGTDINNVFQLTVEVFDYMDAELRLAETVIRQLNTSIAISTLTSGQCRLSPLIQVIQDCSHLYHFTVKLLFKLHACLPADTLQGHRDRFHDQFHSLKTFFNKARDMMFFKRMIQIPKLPDSPPNFLHAASLAKHVKPVVVIPDDDEPEQPDDDDDDPEPLIDISSASTSMAEAPPQQVDIFDRAFGPPNGGFDDRDLQIDSLKRDLESLRAELERVKAEAQRYITQLKSQINSLEAELEEQRAQKQRALVENEQLRMELEATRRRNAEHESLQATFIEADQRSQATEQRYNKLKEKHTELVASHAELLRRSADTVKMLSATQQTQEEVERTKNQLSFEMDRIKQDSDMKLEEQKFEMEKLRRELEEKMAEIMRVRATLQTSEKTTDQVNSSMSALQAEKERLMRSVSEKEAELSSLRQSAQLQQSSLQQEREKSSRELGELQGKLQEKAGQEGQLKQKLLAEQFALLQGTVVEAESIIQDAVAKLDDPLHIRCTSSPDYLISRAEAALGSVDKVKTGHADYLRNMGDAGGLVRALTQFSHLTADTIINGSATAHMAPTDHADRLTENCKGCATESLQFLQDLKSKISLQRADPASIRIVIQRILHLGQELRPKGMDIRQDELGDLVEKEMASTSAAIEEAVRRINEMMNQARKDTTGIKLEVNEGILKSCTELMEAIRMLIIASTELQKEIVDDGRGAATIKEFYAKNSRWTEGLISAAKAVGWGATEMVESADKVVLHTGKYEELIVCSHEIAASTAQLVAASKVKAGRNSKRLTVLQQASRRVNEMAANVVASTKTGQDNLEEKDTMDFSGLSLIRLKKEEMESQVKVLELESHLENERVRLGELRRKHYELAGAPLEQLSEGNGDSFSLPHSANMSPKHTKPALLRKPQLAQKPNMSPKSLYK; this is translated from the exons ATGAACAGCATCAAGCAGGTGCCGACGCGGGTGAGGAGCAAGCGGACCGAGGCGAACCTGGGCGCGGAGAGGGAGCACTTTGACAAGAAGCAG CTGAGCAGCATTAGCAAAGCCATCAACTCCACCGAGACGCCCGTGAAGGAGAAACATGCACGAC GAATCATCCTGGGGACTCACAGGGAGAAGGGAGCCTTCACCTTCTGGTCCTACGCTCTGGGCTTCCCTCTGGCCAGCAGCTCCATCCTGAGTTGGAAGTTCTGCCATGTACTGCACAAAGTTCTGCGGGACGGACACCGCAAT GTTCTACAAGACTGCACGAGGCATCACAGTTCTATAGTAGAAATTGGGAAGCTCTGG TCCAGCCTCCACGATCGGTATGGACAACTTGTGGCTTTGTATACCAAGCTGCTGTGCACCAAAATGGAATTTCATGTGAAG CACGCCGATATTCCGCCCAACCTGGAGGTCTCGGATGAAGTTCTGGAGCGTGTTGCAGGAACGGACATTAATAATGT cttccaGCTCACAGTGGAGGTGTTTGATTACATGGACGCAGAGCTGAGGCTCGCTGAGACgg TTATCCGGCAGCTCAACACGTCCATCGCCATTTCCACTCTGACGTCAGGCCAGTGTCGGCTGTCTCCGCTCATCCAAGTGATCCAGGACTGCAGTCACCTCTACCACTTCACTGTCAAGCTCCTGTTCAAGCTGCATGCCT GTCTCCCTGCCGACACCTTGCAAGGACACCGCGATCGTTTCCACGACCAGTTCCACAG TCTTAAGACCTTCTTCAATAAAGCCAGAGACATGATGTTCTTCAAgagaatgatccagatccccaaACTGCCTGAT TCCCCTCCGAACTTTCTGCACGCAGCATCACTGGCCAAACACGTGAAGCCAGTGGTGGTCATCCCAGACGATGACGAGCCGGAGCAAccggacgacgacgacgacgatccTGAGCCACTCATCGACATCAGCAGCGCCTCGACCTCCATGGCAGAGGCCCCACCCCAG cAAGTGGATATATTTGATCGGGCATTTGGACCCCCCAATGGAGGCTTCGATGACAG GGATCTTCAGATTGACAGTCTGAAGCGTGACCTGGAATCGCTGAGAGCAGAACTGGAAAGAGTCAAAGCAGAG GCTCAGCGCTACATCACCCAACTGAAGTCCCAAATCAATAGTTTGGAGGCAGAACTCGAAGAACAGCGTGCGCAGAAACAACGCGCCCTCGTGGAGAACGAGCAACTGCGCATGGAGCTGGAGGCGACGCGTCGCCGCAATGCGGAGCACGAGAGCTTACAGGCCACCTTCATTGAAGCGGATC AAAGATCCCAGGCCACCGAGCAGCGATACAACAAGCTGAAGGAGAAGCACACGGAGCTGGTGGCCAGCCATGCTGAGCTACTTCGGAGG AGCGCCGACACGGTGAAGATGCTGTCAGCCACCCAGCAGACCCAGGAAGAGGTGGAGAGGACCAAAAATCAGCTGTCGTTTGAAATGGACCGGATAAAGCAGGATTCCGACATGAAG ctggaggagcagaagttTGAAATGGAGAAACTGAGGAGAGAGCTGGAGGAAAAGATGGCGGAGATTATGCGCGTCAGAGCGACTCTGCAGACGAGTGAGAAG ACTACGGATCAGGTGAACAGCTCCATGTCAGCTTTGCAGGCGGAGAAGGAGCGTCTGATGCGATCTGTGAGCGAGAAGGAGGCAGAGCTGTCGTCCCTGCGGCAATCGGCCCAACTGCAGCAATCGTCACTTCAGCAGGAGCGAGAGAAGAGCAGCAGGGAGCTGGGAGAGCTGCAGGGCAAACTGCAGGAGAAG GCCGGTCAGGAAGGCCAGCTGAAGCAGAAGCTTCTGGCCGAGCAGTTCGCCCTGCTGCAGGGTACGGTCGTCGAGGCCGAGAGCATCATCCAAGATGCCGTTGCTAAACTAGACGATCCCCTCCATATCCGCTGCACCAGTTCTCCAG ATTACCTCATCAGTCGGGCGGAGGCAGCGCTGGGCTCTGTGGACAAGGTGAAAACGGGCCATGCCGATTATTTGCGTAACATGGGTG ATGCTGGTGGCCTGGTAAGGGCCCTGACTCAGTTCTCCCACTTGACTGCGGATACTATCATCAATGGCAGCGCCACTGCACACATGGCTCCCACCGACCACGCAGACC GACTGACCGAGAACTGCAAAGGCTGTGCCACCGAAAGTCTGCAGTTCTTACAGgacctgaaatcaaagatcaGCCTGCAGAGGGCAGACCCGGCCTCAATACGCATCGTCATCCAAAGGATCCTTCACTTGGGACAG gAGCTGCGACCGAAAGGTATGGACATTCGTCAGGACGAGCTGGGAGATCTGGTTGAAAAGGAAATGGCTTCGACATCAGCGGCCATTGAGGAGGCAGTTCGCAGGATTAAC GAAATGATGAACCAGGCACGAAAGGATACGACGGGAATAAAGCTGGAGGTCAATGAAGG AATCCTCAAGAGCTGCACTGAACTAATGGAG GCCATCCGCATGCTGATCATAGCATCTACAGAATTGCAGAAGGAGATTGTTGATGATGGGCGG GGTGCCGCCACTATTAAGGAATTCTACGCCAAAAACTCTCGCTGGACTGAGGGACTTATCTCTGCTGCCAAGGCTGTCGGATGGGGAGCCACAGAGATGGT AGAATCTGCAGATAAAGTGGTTCTGCACACCGGCAAATACGAAGAGTTAATTGTCTGCTCCCATGAGATCGCTGCTAGTACGGCACAACTGGTTGCGGCCTCAAAG GTGAAGGCGGGCCGAAACAGTAAGAGGCTGACCGTTCTGCAGCAGGCGTCCCGCCGCGTCAATGAAATGGCAGCTAATGTGGTGGCCTCAACAAAAACGGGCCAGGACAACCTGGAGGAAAAAG ATACTATGGACTTCTCTGGGCTGTCCCTTATTAGattgaaaaaagaagaaatggaatCGCAG gtgaaggtgctggAATTAGAAAGTCACTTGGAGAATGAGCGGGTGCGACTGGGCGAGCTGAGGAGGAAGCATTACGAGTTGGCCGGCGCTCCTCTAGAGCAGCTTTCTGAGGGGAACGGCGACTCCTTCTCGCTGCCGCATTCTGCCAACATGTCACCCAAACACACCAAACCTGCTCTCTTGAGGAAGCCTCAGTTGGCCCAAAAACCCAACATGTCACCAAAATCCTTG tACAAATAA
- the mtrfr gene encoding mitochondrial translation release factor in rescue produces MPAFGTLHFEDMSRMVSIVGYMYNVSGRVFCRTSPGIYTLSKLDPSVLPCILVAGKKDSINLPVLNEDELAEQFVRGSGPGGQATNKTSNCVVLKHLPSGLVVKCHQTRSVDVNRKRARDILRLKLEVLLKGEHSEVLLKKKESELRKKEKRKKVNDNLERKRRFKEEVAADSKPESEAV; encoded by the exons ATGCCTGCTTTCGGTACTCTACATTTTGAGGATATGTCACGGATGGTCTCGATCGTCGGATATATGTACAATGTGTCCGGTCGGGTCTTCTGCAGAACTTCCCCCGGTATATATACACTGTCCAAACTGGACCCATCTGTTCTGCCATGTATTCTAGTAGCAGGGAAAAAGGACTCGATAAACCTTCCCGTCTTAAATGAGGACGAGCTCGCGGAGCAGTTTGTCAGGGGTTCTGGACCGGGAGGACAGGCCACCAACAAAACCAGCAATTGCGTGGTGCTAAAGCATCTCCCCAGCGGGCTTGTCGTGAAG TGCCATCAAACCAGATCTGTTGACGTAAATCGCAAACGTGCCCGGGATATTTTGAGGCTGAAACTTGAAGTTTTACTTAAAGGAGAACACAGTGAAGTTCTTCTCAAGAAGAAAGAGTCTGAactgagaaaaaaagagaagaggaagaaggtgaACGATAATCTGGAAAGGAAACGGCGGTTTAAAGAAGAAGTGGCTGCAGACTCCAAACCTGAAAGTGAAGCTGTTTAA
- the LOC137918059 gene encoding N-lysine methyltransferase KMT5A-A-like, giving the protein MAKAVLVFIYFYVNKGKKNVPRTDTSTGECSATSRKETKENDPTAPKVMFVLRLVNNFLQPANARHRSKPRSPLSDSSGTLTQGGNDSDAINPDTPKMKEVIPTEINPESCDPGEKKPEPPHHSHAIREQEDDQLGQRETATHTNSRPEPVSKASAKTRSRSNCKLNAKNTGQKASQNKVTDYYPIRRSNRKTKSELKNEEYRRIDDVMKSGVEEGMQIKHIEGKGRGIFAVSGFKKGAFVVEYHGDLLEPDEAKTREARYAEEPQTGCYMYYFHYQSKAYCVDATKETNRLGRLINHSKAGNCHTRLHPIDGTPRLILVASRDIKRGEELSYDYGDRSKASVMAHPWLKC; this is encoded by the exons ATGGCAAAAG CAGTTctcgtgtttatttatttctatgttAACAAAGGCAAGAAAAACGTGCCGAGAACCGACACGTCCACTGGCGAATGTAGCGCCACCTCGCGGAAGGAGACGAAGGAAAACGACCCAACAGCTCCCAAGGTGATGTTCGTTTTGAGGCTCGTCAACAACTTTCT TCAACCGGCC AATGCACGGCATCGCAGCAAACCTAGATCCCCTCTGAGTGACAGTTCAGGCACGCTGACCCAGGGAGGAAATGACTCTGATGCAATAAATCCTGACACGCCAAAGATGAAAGAAG TCATTCCTACTGAAATAAATCCTGAGAGTTGTGATCCCGGAGAGAAGAAACCTGAACCGCCGCATCACAGTCACGCGATCAGAGAACAGGAGGATGACCAACTTGGTCAAAGAGAGACGGCGACACACACAAATTCCAGGCCTGAACCGGTCAGCAAAGCTTCAGCCAAAACTCGGAGTAGATCAAATTGTAAACTCAATGCAAAAAA TACAGGACAGAAAGCGTCCCAAAACAAGGTGACAGACTATTATCCCATCAGGCGGAGTAACAGAAAGACCAAGTCGGAGTTAAAG AATGAAGAATACCGACGCATCGATGACGTGATGAAGAGTGGCGTTGAAGAGGGAATGCAG ataaaacacattgagggaaaaggaagaggaataTTTGCAGTGAGTGGCTTCAAAAAGGGAGCGTTTGTGGTGGAGTACCACGGAGACCTGTTGGAACCGGACGAGGCTAAAACGAGAGAGGCTCGGTACGCTGAGGAGCCTCAAACCGGCTGTTACATGTACTACTTCCACTACCAATCTAAAGCATACTG TGTGGACGCCACGAAGGAGACGAACCGCCTCGGACGATTGATCAACCACAGTAAAGCTGGAAACTGCCACACGAGGCTTCATCCCATCGATGGGACCCCTCGTTTGATCCTGGTGGCTTCCAGAGACATCAAACGAGGTGAGGAGTTGTCGTACGACTACGGCGATCGGAGCAAAGCATCAGTCATGGCCCATCCGTGGCTGAAATGCTGA
- the LOC137892916 gene encoding RILP-like protein 1: METCVVPAAGRPAAELTVVDVYDAAALLGREFERIIDRFGCEALVGVVPKVVRVLELLEALVGRGAAAQEAEELRAELERLRQERSDRLLQERRHQEELELVEDLWKGEVQDLLTQIAHLKAESKRLLVSLPLQESPITEEEARKQEGMPEKARRAMKKLEDLVDKQRDELRAKDHELQLRNKDVEELHLQQHRLTRVNQDLRHRIGVTAAQGKALIQQRVELEAAAQAQRQRLDSLQLEVTRLNRELQGWELEREVSDIMKSSGISGMSSPAKLESSAVPPPNSAMKPSSVWVECGGDSAFLATCFELGETTSPLPVSSSREKNNGADVDDEMLFLNNSAETKTDEETDGRDEGSDEPRFTLQELRDVLQERNELKAQVFVLQEELAYYKTEDFEEDTSSAACAPSSPPCSGSTDQPESGIRHLIFTAIMPMVAAGLIADDPTLLPIRRLLSSM, encoded by the exons atggaaACGTGCGTCGTGCCGGCGGCGGGCAGACCCGCGGCCGAGCTGACGGTGGTGGACGTGTACGACGCAGCCGCGCTGCTCGGACGGGAGTTCGAGCGGATCATCGACAGGTTCGGGTGCGAGGCCCTCGTCGGTGTGGTGCCCAAAGTGGTGCGggtcctggagctgctggaggcgcTGGTCGGCCGCGGAGCCGCCGCGCAGGAGGCCGAGGAGCTCCGGGCGGAGCTGGAGCGGCTGCGCCAGGAGCGGAGCGACAGACTCCTGCAGGAGCGGCGGCACCAGGAG GAGTTGGAGCTTGTGGAGGATTTGTGGAAAGGAGAGGTCCAGGACCTGCTGACCCAAATCGCTCATTTAAAAGCTGAAAGCAAGAGGCTGTTGGTGAGCCTCCCCCTCCAGGAGTCTCCTATCACGGAGGAAGAGGCACGGAAACAGGAAG GAATGCCGGAGAAGGCGAGGCGGGCGATGAAAAAGTTGGAGGACTTGGTGGATAAGCAGAGGGATGAACTCCGTGCTAAAGACCATGAGCTGCAGCTAAGAAACAAAGATGTTGAAGAG ctccacctgcagcagcatcgGCTGACGAGAGTCAACCAGGATCTGCGTCACAGGATAGGAGTGACGGCGGCTCAGGGGAAGGCGCTGATTCAGCAGAGGGTCGAGCTGGAAGCTGCTGCTCAGGCGCAGCGGCAGCGGCTGGActccctgcagctggaggtCACAAGGCTGAACAGGGAGCTCCAGGGGTGGGAACTGGAGAGGGAGGTGAGCGATATCATGAAGAGCTCTGGAATATCTGGAATGTCATCGCCTGCAAAGCTGGAG TCTTCAGCAGTCCCGCCGCCTAACTCCGCCATGAAACCAAGCTCGGTGTGGGTGGAGTGTGGAGGAGACTCCGCCTTCTTGGCGACCTGCTTTGAGCTTGGCGAGACGACTTCTCCTCTCCCAGTGTCATCAAGCCGAGAAAAGAATAACGGAGCAGATGTGGATGATGAGATGTTGTTTCTG AATAATTCAgcggagacaaagacagacgaGGAGACGGACGGCCGGGACGAGGGCTCAGACGAGCCACGCTTCACCCTGCAGGAGCTGCGGGAcgtcctgcaggagagaaatgAACTCAAGGCCCAAGTGTTCGTCCTGCAGGAAGAGCTGGCGTATTACAAAAC TGAGGACTTTGAGGAGGACACCAGCTCCGCTGCTTGtgctccatcttctcctccatGTTCCGGTTCCACCGACCAGCCTGAATCAGGAATTAGACACTT GATCTTCACTGCCATAATGCCGATGGTGGCCGCCGGTTTGATCGCAGACGACCCCACGTTGTTACCGATCAGAAGACTTTTATCTTCTATGTGA
- the rilpl2 gene encoding RILP-like protein 2: MEFGEESSSPALAFEKEAFELTVEDVYDISYVIGRHLLKISSAGEEVSDLQFRIVRVLEMFETLVNKYNLSVEELRIERDNLKGELDRILAETETSEQRPVSGAQTAGPNQMVVELSDPNRPRFTLDELKEVLQERNQLKAQLMXXXXRSSSFPSAILPQAVPGMVEVDLGTSASTEDSPAALSDAKEERTTIGRLFSFRRK, from the exons ATGGAGTTCGGTGAAGAGTCGTCGTCGCCCGCTCTGGCTTTCGAGAAGGAGGCGTTCGAGCTGACCGTGGAAGACGTTTACGACATTTCCTACGTCATCGGACGGCATTTGTTGAAAATAAGCAGCGCCGGCGAAGAAGTGTCCGATTTACAGTTCAGGATAGTTCGCGTGTTGGAAATGTTCGAGACCCTGGTGAATAAATACAACCTGTCCGTGGAGGAGCTGAGAATAGAACGGGACAACTTAAAGGGCGAGCTGGACCGGATCCTGGCGGAGACCGAGACCTCCGAGCAGAGACCGGTGAGTGGGGCA CAAACAGCGGGACCGAACCAGATGGTGGTGGAACTGTCGGACCCGAACCGACCGCGCTTCACCCTGGACGAGCTGAAGGAGGTTCTGCAGGAGAGGAACCAGCTGAAGGCCCAGCTCATGNNNNNNNNNN GACGCTCTTCTTCCTTCCCCAGTGCGATCCTCCCGCAGGCCGTTCCCGGCATGGTGGAAGTGGACCTCGGGACGTCGGCATCGACGGAAGACAGTCCAGCCGCGCTAAGCGACGCTAAAGAGGAAAGGACGACCATAGGCAGACT GTTCTCATTCAGGCGAAAATAA